A section of the Salvelinus sp. IW2-2015 linkage group LG7, ASM291031v2, whole genome shotgun sequence genome encodes:
- the LOC111966259 gene encoding eukaryotic translation initiation factor 2 subunit 2, with translation MSGDEMIFDPNMTKKKKKKKKPFMLEEESGDGVAEDTQQVEAKEVEPDGEEDRGFDLDEDEGRKKEQSDDLDDLNFFNQKKKKKKPKKVFDNDIEEGIKELKIEGEQSEAAEEDDLDLQLPAKKKKSKKVDFQEEGEILEKDDTPEDDEGKNNDGISFSSQSGPAWLGTDRDYTYDELLNRVFNIMREKNPDMVAGEKRKFVMKPPQVVRVGTKKTSFVNFTDICKLLHRQPKHLLAFLLAELGTSGSIDGNNQLVIKGRFQQKQIENVLRRYIKEYVTCHTCRSPDTILQKDTRLYFLQCETCHSRCSVASIKTGFQAVTGKRAQLRAKAN, from the exons ATGTCAGGAGACGAA ATGATATTCGACCCCAAcatgaccaagaagaagaagaagaaaaagaagcctttCATGCTGGAAGAAGAAAGTGGAGACGGAGTGGCAGAGGACACACAGCAGGTAGAGGCCAAGGAGGTGGAACCTGACGGTGAGGAGGACAGAGGGTTCGACCTGGACGAAGACGAGGGAAGGAAGAAAG AGCAATCCGACGATCTTGATGACCTGAACTTTTTCAaccagaagaaaaagaagaagaagcccaAGAAAGTGTTTGATAATGACATTGAGGAGGGGATAAAG GAGCTGAAAATTGAAGGAGAGCAGAGCGAGGCAGCGGAAGAGGACGACCTGGATCTTCAGTTGCCAGCAAAGAAAAAAAAGTCCAAGAAGGTTGACttccaggaggaaggagagatactTGAGAAGGACGATA CTCCCGAGGacgatgaggggaaaaacaatgaTGGCATCTCATTCAGCTCCCAGTCTGGTCCGGCGTGgttagggacagacagagactacACATATGACGAG CTGCTGAACCGTGTCTTCAACATCATGCGAGAGAAGAACCCTGACATGGTGGCCGGAGAGAAGAGAAAGTTTGTTATGAAGCCTCCTCAGGTGGTCCGAGTGGGCACCAAGAAGACCTCGTTTGTCAACTTCACTGATATCTGTAAACT GTTGCATCGTCAGCCAAAACATCTTCTGGCATTTTTGTTGGCTGAGCTGGGGACAAG TGGCTCCATAGATGGAAATAATCAGCTTGTGATCAAAGGAAGATTTCAACAGAAACAGATTGAAAATGTCTTGAGAAGATATATTA AAGAATATGTGACGTGTCACACGTGTCGCTCCCCTGACACCATCCTACAAAAGGACACCCGTCTCTACTTCCTCCAGTGTGAGACCTGCCACTCACGCTGCTCCGTGGCCAGCATCAAGACTGGCTTCCAGGCTGTCACGGGCAAGAGGGCACAGCTTCGTGCCAAAGCCAACTAA
- the LOC111966260 gene encoding mRNA export factor isoform X1: MSLFGASTGFGAGGFGAATTDTHNPMKDVEVTSPPDDSISCLAFSPPAMPGNFLIGGSWANDVRCWEVQDNGQTVPKAQQMHTGPVLDVCWSEDGSKVFTASCDKTAKMWDLNSNQAIQIAQHDAPIRTVHWIKAPNYNCIMTGSWDKTLKFWDTRSPNPMMSLQLPERCYCADVVYPMAVVASAERGLIVYQLENQPSEFRRIDSPLKHQVTGFTYQHRCIAIFKDKQNKPAGFALGSIEGRVAIHYINPPNPAKDNFTFKCHRSNGTNTATPQDIYAVNAISFHPVHGTLATVGSDGRFSFWDKDARTKLKTSEQLDQPITACSFNNNGNIFAYASSYDWSKGHEYYNPQKKNYIFLRNATEELKPRNKK; this comes from the exons ATGAGCTTGTTTGGGGCCAGCACTGGGTTTGGCGCAGGGGGATTCGGGGCGGCAACCACGGACACACACAACCCAATGAAG GATGTGGAAGTAACATCACCCCCAGATGACAGCATCAGTTGCTTGGCGTTTAGTCCCCCTGCCATGCCAGGGAACTTCTTGATAGGGGGGTCCTGGGCCAATGAC GTGAGGTGTTGGGAGGTACAGGACAATGGGCAGACAGTCCCCAAAGCCCAGCAGATGCACACAGGTCCAGTCCTTGATGTCTGCTGGAGCGAA GATGGAAGCAAGGTTTTCACTGCATCTTGTGATAAGACTGCCAAAATGTGGGATCTCAACAGCAACCAGGCAATACAGATCGCACAG CATGATGCTCCTATCAGAACAGTCCACTGGATCAAAGCCCCCAACTACAACTGCATCATGACAGGCAGCTGGGACAAAACTCTGAAG TTCTGGGACACCCGTTCGCCCAACCCAATGATGTCCCTGCAGCTGCCGGAGAGGTGCTACTGTGCAGATGTG GTGTATCCCATGGCAGTGGTAGCATCGGCAGAGCGAGGCTTGATTGTATATCAGCTTGAGAACCAGCCGTCCGAGTTCAGGAGGATAGACTCACCACTCAAACACCAGGTGACTGGTTTCACATACCAG CACCGCTGCATAGCCATCTTTAAGGACAAACAGAACAAGCCTGCTGGATTTGCTCTTGGGAGCATTGAAGGGCGGGTCGCCATTCACTACATCAACCCTCCTAACCC aGCCAAGGATAACTTCACCTTCAAGTGCCACAGGTCGAATGGAACCAACACAGCCACACCACAAGATATCTATGCT GTGAATGCCATCTCCTTCCACCCTGTCCACGGTACACTGGCGACTGTTGGGTCTGACGGTCGCTTTAGCTTCTGGGATAAAGACGCCCGTACCAAGCTGAAGACCTCGGAGCAGCTGGACCAGCCAATCACAGCTTGCTCGTTCAACAACAACGGCAACATCTTTGCCTACGCCTCTAGCTATGACTGGTCAAAG GGGCATGAGTACTACAACCCTCAGAAAAAGAACTACATCTTTCTGCGTAATGCTACTGAGGAGCTGAAACCTCGGAATAAGAAATG A
- the LOC111966260 gene encoding mRNA export factor isoform X2: MSLFGASTGFGAGGFGAATTDTHNPMKDVEVTSPPDDSISCLAFSPPAMPGNFLIGGSWANDVRCWEVQDNGQTVPKAQQMHTGPVLDVCWSEDGSKVFTASCDKTAKMWDLNSNQAIQIAQHDAPIRTVHWIKAPNYNCIMTGSWDKTLKFWDTRSPNPMMSLQLPERCYCADVVYPMAVVASAERGLIVYQLENQPSEFRRIDSPLKHQHRCIAIFKDKQNKPAGFALGSIEGRVAIHYINPPNPAKDNFTFKCHRSNGTNTATPQDIYAVNAISFHPVHGTLATVGSDGRFSFWDKDARTKLKTSEQLDQPITACSFNNNGNIFAYASSYDWSKGHEYYNPQKKNYIFLRNATEELKPRNKKW, encoded by the exons ATGAGCTTGTTTGGGGCCAGCACTGGGTTTGGCGCAGGGGGATTCGGGGCGGCAACCACGGACACACACAACCCAATGAAG GATGTGGAAGTAACATCACCCCCAGATGACAGCATCAGTTGCTTGGCGTTTAGTCCCCCTGCCATGCCAGGGAACTTCTTGATAGGGGGGTCCTGGGCCAATGAC GTGAGGTGTTGGGAGGTACAGGACAATGGGCAGACAGTCCCCAAAGCCCAGCAGATGCACACAGGTCCAGTCCTTGATGTCTGCTGGAGCGAA GATGGAAGCAAGGTTTTCACTGCATCTTGTGATAAGACTGCCAAAATGTGGGATCTCAACAGCAACCAGGCAATACAGATCGCACAG CATGATGCTCCTATCAGAACAGTCCACTGGATCAAAGCCCCCAACTACAACTGCATCATGACAGGCAGCTGGGACAAAACTCTGAAG TTCTGGGACACCCGTTCGCCCAACCCAATGATGTCCCTGCAGCTGCCGGAGAGGTGCTACTGTGCAGATGTG GTGTATCCCATGGCAGTGGTAGCATCGGCAGAGCGAGGCTTGATTGTATATCAGCTTGAGAACCAGCCGTCCGAGTTCAGGAGGATAGACTCACCACTCAAACACCAG CACCGCTGCATAGCCATCTTTAAGGACAAACAGAACAAGCCTGCTGGATTTGCTCTTGGGAGCATTGAAGGGCGGGTCGCCATTCACTACATCAACCCTCCTAACCC aGCCAAGGATAACTTCACCTTCAAGTGCCACAGGTCGAATGGAACCAACACAGCCACACCACAAGATATCTATGCT GTGAATGCCATCTCCTTCCACCCTGTCCACGGTACACTGGCGACTGTTGGGTCTGACGGTCGCTTTAGCTTCTGGGATAAAGACGCCCGTACCAAGCTGAAGACCTCGGAGCAGCTGGACCAGCCAATCACAGCTTGCTCGTTCAACAACAACGGCAACATCTTTGCCTACGCCTCTAGCTATGACTGGTCAAAG GGGCATGAGTACTACAACCCTCAGAAAAAGAACTACATCTTTCTGCGTAATGCTACTGAGGAGCTGAAACCTCGGAATAAGAAATGGTGA